gtaaatatgcaaaagtttaggggcaaaatcataattttaccaaagttagagttaaggactgttttgataaatgtaaatattaaataagttaaattttctattatagatcaagaagaacaaaatttggggttagactgaggaaagaaaaaggttgaggactaaatcaaaatatatgattgtattttgtatcaaggtaagtttgcagtaaataaatgcaatgttttattatttataattaatgatgttattttttagcatctatatatttattttgtaaatttattccttgatgattccagtaagaattgacggagaaatgatacttaaaagtctcGCTTGAACATTAGGAATGTGTAGGacacaaatgtcatgacattacggtttaaggataccaagtaagaccatgccaaggcatggtattggtaagttttacaaggcaaggaaatcatgtaagaccatgtcaagacatggcattgataaactactataaggcaaagatcccatgtaagaccatgccaaggcatggcaatagtgagttcataaggcaaggataccacataagaccatgtcaagacatggaaatggtaagtttaaaagggaaaggtacccgtgtatcattagtattccaaatggtttgacagaaaattcaaagagtgtaccaatgggaaggtaagataagtccatgttcgaaaggtttaggttatcttgataattcatttagaatgttgttatttatttacatgaaaactttctaagctttatgcttactccctttattttctctcttttttatagtatcgcaaagccaactcGGAAAATCATAAGGACGTCGAAGattgcctcacactatcaacgagttatctcggtattttgtgactagaaatactttaagttatggcatgtatagggacttggctattttgtgtgtatgtccttatgacaTGATTAAAGAATGGAATGCAAATACTTGGTAattattagcttatgatatagctaaataagaacatgttttggtattatgtatgcctaaatgatgtTTGATGCAAAGAAtttatgaaagagtaagagttggccatggaacagttaggaaacaacaGTAGTgacgtggatttgaaaaatcactaaaaattatagaaatagaattaaatggttaatgatatataattaaatcttattgagtctattttcattagaaacaaatagaaATGTTATCCGATTTCggtataatgagataatcaatttttagtgaagagaggttaggtcCGCTAAACTGCAAAACAAGTGaacctttaatgaataaaatatactaattggccaaaccaaaaattctagaaaaattatgataagaagatatatgagtctagttttagggaaaatttacggatttaaatttcatgtttcgtaacttgagttataattaatttagtgactattacgcagatggacagttctattatgaatagtgaaataaattgttttgaattatgtaagtaatcaaaaaatttttaatgttcccgattTGGTCCCAAACTATTCCAATTGCACATTTTGgggcctcgagggccctttttagggattaaTTGGATGAAAGTTAgtgaagtaaatttttttatgccccgaacaagtaagataagtctggtaacgcctcgtgctcgactccggtgatggtctcggatAAGGGTTGTTACatgtatgataagatgaagcatcttgtggttaaacccgactctcagagAGAGTGTCTCATTGCTCGTGGGTAACAACATcggaatgttgatgatgatcgtggaaggacataaGAAtggaatcctcgcggtaaatctaagggaagatcaaagtcttcaaacaaaggtaaaacttgtaacttctgtaagaagaaGGGGCACATTAAATCGGAGTGTTTTAAGCTGtaaaacaagatcaaaagggaggctgcaaATCAAAAGAGCGAACAACTAGAAAAATCTTGTGAAGCaaatgttgtagaagactatagcGACGGTGAACTTCTTGCCGCTTTTGTCAACAATTCTAAGGTGAGCAAGAAGTGGATCCTTGATTAGGGTTttaccttccacatgagtcccaattggTATTGgcttacaacttacgaaacaatgtctggaagtgttgttttgatgggaaataatgcttcatgtaaaattgcaagtgttggaatgattaaagttaagatgtttgacggagttgtcagaacacttagtgacgtatgaCATGTTCcgaattgaagaaaaattttatttcgTTGAGCACTTTTGATTCAAAAGAGTACAAAAACACAGCTGAAAGTAGGTTTTGAAGATTTTcgaaggttcccttgttgtgatgaaatgGCAGAGAAaaactgccaagttatatgttttacaagGTTCTACAGTTACTGCTGATACAACTGTTACTTCCTCTTCCTTATCTAATGATGATGTTACTAgaatttggcatatgcgcctagggcatatgagtgagaaaggcatggcagaattgagcaaaagaagacttcttgatgggcaaggaatttgcaaactgaagttttgttagcactgcatttttgggaaaCAAAAAAGAGTTTGATTCTTcaaaggaatccataacacggAGGGAACATTGAGTATACTCATTCATATctatgggggccatccagagtgccttcgagaggtggagctaattatatgctaacactaattgatgatttttccaaaaaagtttgggcgttcttcttgaagcagaaaagtgatgtgttttatGCAttcaagtcttggaaaactatgattgaaaaatagacgggaaagcaaataaaatacctctgcacagacaatggcttagagttattttttgatgagtttaatgaattgtgcaagtcagaaaggatcgtgagacacttaacagttcgtcatactctacAGCAAAATAGTGTTGCAGAATGAATGAatagaatgatcatggagaaggttcgatgtatgttgtcgaatgccaacttaccaaagttgcTTTGGgctgaagcagcctctactgcattttttttatcaatctaTCTCCAttcattgccattgagaaaaagactccacaagaggtatggtctagtaatcttgttaattattctaatttaaagatctTTAGCTGTCCTGCGTATACTTATGTTGATAACGAAAAATTAGAATtgagatctattaaatgtgtttttcatggTTATAAAGCTAGTGTAAAAGGATATAAGTTAttgtgtcctgaaaatagaaaagttgtggttagcagagatgttgtttattatgaaactgctatgctaccaaCTTATCTCtaaaagactcttccaataaggAACAaaaaaagcaggtggagcatcagattaatccagaatctacaatAGAGTCGACTTCTCGAACCAGTACagaaattcaaaatagagttacttcttcaccactgtaacgccccgtacctgagaccgtcgccggagtcgagcacgaggtgttaacggacttaattcattacttaaacagctcaaacaatttatttttaaaacttctagAGAAGTTGGtaatctgcgtcacagtcacttaaaaattcatatcttgagttacgaaactcgaaatcaaattctgtaaatttttcctgaaactagactcatatatctatcaactaatttttttctagaatttttggttaggccaactggtacagtttattagttaaagtctccctatttcagggtttgatgctctaacctctgtgtattcgaataaatatctccctatacagagttccaattactatgaagtttatttatcataaaactaaactcaataaggaatatttacatgtaaataattacttctaattatctttgtaaaatttttggtgaatttccaaagtcagaacaggggatccagaaatcgctctggccctgcttcacaaaaatttaaatatctcataaactatatctcatttacctattttgtttcttccatttgaaaatagacataataatatttgatttcataacttattcatcatttaattccatttctactatttttagtgatttttcaaattcacatcactgttACTGCCTGATtgtgctaatttcacctttttcataatttccatggaataactagcatttaggcatacataacaccaaacatgtctttgattagccattccaatagctaatcattatcaagcatttacataccaatcattagccatatcataagatcatacacaaaaaatggctacgatgctatacatgccatactctaaatgaaacgtctagctataccaaaacaatcctcgtgatagtgtgcccggacctccgacgtactttacgatccccgagttagcttgacaaaactataaaaagaaggaaaataaagggggtaagcattaagcttagtatgtttgcatgcaaataaataacaacattcataagaactatcttactacttggcatgatactacataatgcaacttcattaattgtcatagacatattttaaacttcttcacttactcacttacttaaatacttacttacttaatcaaatttattaatacattttacttacctttttccttatcaagcatacatgaacattatgtacttacatttactcttctagcatgaacttgtcttacctttttagtataactcgtcttaccttaccttaccttgatattctctttaaattttcccgttgaaccacttggaatactaaggatacacgagtaccttaccatttccatgacttgtcatggtcttacatggtatccttttgaaacttaccattgccatgtcttgacatggtcttacatggtagcctggccttatgaactcaccaatgccatgccttggcatggtcttacatgggacatttaccttatagtaacttatcaatgccatgtcttgacatggtcttacatgatttccttgccttagaaaccttactaatttccatgccttggcatggtcttacacggtatccttaaaccctaatgtcatgacatttgtatcctacacattcctaaggttcaaccgggactttctgaaatttcttctccgtcaattcatgcttaattattctttgaataatttcataaaataaatatacacatgctggaaattaacaaaattaacataaaataatagaatattgcatttatttactgcaaacttacctcgaaacaaaatacgatcaactatatagatttagtccactatctttttctttccccggtctaactccggattttgttcttcttgatctataataaaaatttagcttatttaatactcacatttattaaaacagtccttgacccaaactttggcaaaattacatttttgcccctaaactttcacatatttgcactttttccccaaggctcataatttaaacttcatcatattttcttatgttttatgacatgctgatcatttttcccttctatgacaacatcaaattcacactctaacatgtacttatgactattaggtatttttaccgattaagcccttttactcgttttcacttaaaatcgagtagcacaagttgtctaacataattaaaaacctcatattctatcataaaacaccaaaatacacaaatttcacctatgggtatttttccaaatatgaaccctaggttgaattattactagaataagcttaatcaagttatcgggactccaaaaacgtaaagatcattaaaaacagggcttggaatcacttactatggagcttgaaagcttgaaaaaaaccctagctatggagaacccttgaaatttaggcctaatgaagaagatggacaaaaattggcttttaattttgtttttaattcattttaataactaaatgaccaaaatgcccttactactaaactttccaaaaattccatccatgtccaatttttgtccatagacttagaaattggtcaaattgctatttaatacctcctcattaatattccaaagcaatttcatactaaaaacttctagaatgcaagttttgcaaattattcgatttagtccctaatctcaacttaagcactttatgcatagaatttcatcacgaaattttcacacaatcatgcaatcatatcataaacctcaaaataataataaaataaaattttctacctcagatttatggtttcgcaaccattgttccatttaggccctatttcgggatgttacaaccataatactctatcaccaaaaaAAACTAGAAGAGAGATTAAACCTcgaaagaagtatgccgaggttgatctagttgcttatgctttaaatattGTCGAAAATATAGATGcaaaaccaagagccatctaattattctgtggttagctgtgaagactcaaaaaagtggatgtttgttatgcaagaggagatgggaTCACTCCACAAAACCAGAACataggatcttgtgaaacttcctaaaggaaAAAAGGTTATTCATTATAAATGgatgtttaaaaagaaaaaagtgactccaagagttgaagaacccagttataaagcaaggcttgttgcaaagggttacaatcaaattctaagagtggacttcacatatgtgttctccccagttgtgaagtaTAGTTCAATTCGAgatttgcttggtattgtggccatgcatgatttggagcttgagaagttagatgtaaaaactacatttttgcatAAAGAACTTGagaaggatatttacatgcaataaCCAGAGgattttacagtctcagaaaaagataACTATGTTTGCttactgaaaaagtccctttacggtttgaaattgtcaccaagatagtggtacaagaggtttgactCTTTTataacttctcatgatttcaaaagaagtagctttgaaaattgtgtttactttaagaaaaatagtgatggttcttttgtgtatctactcatttatgttgatgacatgttgatagcagtgaACGATAAAGGAGAGATGAGAAatgtcaaagcccaactaagtgaagaatttgagatgaaagatttgggaccagcaaagaagatacttggtatggagattcacagagatagaaaagtaagtaagttgtacctaagtcagaaggggtacattgagaaagttctttgcaagttcaatatgcagagtgctaaacCTATTAATACTCCTTTaacagcccatttcagactttcatcggctttgtctccacaatcagatgatgagattgagtacatgtcccatgttccatattctagtgcagtgagatctctcatgtatgctatggttttttcacgtccagatttatcatatgcagttagtatagttagcagatacatgatGAATCCCAGTAAATAACACTAGAAAATAGTTTAGTAGATTTTAaaatacttacgaggtactattgAAGTTTGCTTaaagtttggaagaactagagatggagtcattgggtatgttgatgttgattttgctggagatcttgatagaagaagatctctcataggTTATGTTTTTACAATCAAAAGTTgtacaatcagttggaaagccactttgcaaactacagtcactttgtctaccactgaagctaagtacatggtgattactgagacttgtaaagaagctatttggttgaagggactttttagtgaactcaatgaagtcCTTCAAATCAGtatagtattttgtgacagtcaaagtgacatcttccttacaaaagatcaaatgtttcatgagagaacaaagcacattgatGTTCGATATCATTTTATTCATGATATTATTGCTTGTGGTGATATTCTTGTAagaaaaattagtactcatgaaaatcctgcagatataatgactaagtcacttcccatAACCAAGTTTgtgcattgcttagacttggttggtgttcattttTGAGGTTAAAGCTCTAAGGGGTTCTATGGAAAAGGtagagaacttgttcattgagagttcgcgatgaagaacttgttcattgagaattcatatcaaggtggagatttttagaattgagtgacccgaatccttattaaaataaaataaagtggtaaaataaaataaaagtaaaatccaatAGAACTAcactttttttttagaataaggtttttcaaccttattaCATTCATCTacttgatattgattagaataaggtgtttcaaccttactacactcCTTCTATTAGAagatggttttacaagcctataaatggacatagtctactcctcttgtaatcattccaattcaacatagtgaattatcttctccacTACCCGTGGTATTTCctgaaagggttttcacgtaaaatttgtatgttctttatttttctctcttttctttatgatacattgtcattatcgacattctattttttcacaaattttaatttgaatataaattatatatacactttattattataaatgaagggagaattaaaaaaatggtttaatttgtaAGATGGTTTTGGTACACAATACTTAACAGACGTTGATAGCTACattctttattaaaaaaatggaaataacaaaattttagttAGATATTCTTCtacttttgtttttttcaatGCAAAGCCAAAAATGCTCAATTAGGTTTGATCAAAGTGAAAGGAAAAATAATTAGGTTAAAATTATGTCACTACTCTCggtatttttagtaaatttagaatttaaatttatattttttttataattttagaatttagtcttactgtaaatttaaaaagtatatagattaaatttcaagaaatagatGTGTagaaattctaaatttatgaaaaatataaggacttataaccattttaaccaaataaatataaataaacaaataaataaatagaccaAAGTCTTTTATTactacaaaattatttttatccttCTTTTGTCTCTTTCTTCTTGTTTTTTTGTTCCATTGAATCTTCTtacctattttattttaattttcctttCCTACCATAATTGATCATTATGCTTCACTTACCCCTCTTTTTAATTCTTAGTGTAATctatttaaggttttttttttgaacaagtAATCTACTTAaagttattttctattattaGTACTCTAATATTTTTCGTGTCTATCTTTTATTGGGAAAACAAGTTGGGAAAAGTTTCAAGAATAATAAAACAAGCTAAGAGAAGAAGTTAAATTGCTAGCAACTTATGAATGATTTATTACATTATTGTATTTCCAAACAAATTCatatttaatgaattattattggtGTATAAATTTATATGCACACAATAACTTAAGTAATGCAATGTGttagaaattttagttaattactaaaaaaattaattgtattaccaaaaaaaagtttgattatatttattcaattttgagAGATTTTATTAATTGTGATGTGCTGCCAATATATTTGTTGCGATAATGTATAAAATACATACAATTTTCAAAACGCCCCAACTTTATTATACGGATACATCCTGTTATATTACAATAGAAATATTATCTTGAAATTTGCATTTCTACATACGATAAATAGGCTTGGCACAAAGATTAGTCTTCCTTGGCAATGAAGAACCAAAGTTCTCAGTCATGTCCAATTCATTTGGCGACATTCCAGTAGGCAGCTCCCAATCAAAACAATGCACCAATTGAGCTAGAATGAGTTTAACTGTGATTAACCCTAGTTTCTTTCCTGGGCATACTCTACGGCCTGAACCAAATGGGATGAGTTCAAAATCATGTCCATGAAGTTCTATATTGCTATTAATGAACCTTTCAGGAAAAAAATCTTCAACATTATTGGACCACACATTAGGATCTCTCCCAATTGCCCAAACGTTCACTAAAACCCTTGACTTTTTTGGTATGTAACAACCATCAATAACTATGTCCTCCATTGACTCACGAGGAACTAGTAAAGGTGCAACAGGATGAAGCCTTAAAGTTTCTCTCACAACCATATCTAGGTACTCCAATTTTGGTAAATCATTTTCCTCCACCATTCTCTTCCCGATAACACTTTCTAACTCTTGCTGGAATTTCAGCATTACCCTAGGATGCCTTATGAGCTCTGATAATGCCCACTCCAATGTTGCAGCTGAGGTGTCCAAGGAACCCACAATCATATCTATTGTTATGGCTTTGATGCTATTTCGATCCATTATATCACCATCGGGATTCATTTGCTTATTTAATTCTGTAAGCATTGTACCAACAAAATCATCTTGCTTTTGTTGCTGATGGTCGTTAATAATCGTCTCAAGGGCTTCGTGAAGTTTTTCACCAAGTGTCCTTGTACGGGCTTTGAGTCCCTACATGGTTTAAAATAATCAACACAATTCACTCAGTGGTTGTTCGTAATGTGTATTGTTAATTTGTTTTGATATAGTATATTAAAATACACACAAACACAATACCTGTAAGTCAAAAGCACCCAAAAAAGGCACAAAATCTGCAAGATTGAAAGCTCCTGCCAAGTTAGTAAGCTCTTCAATAAGCTCCTTGAGGTTAAATTCCTCATACTTCTTCACAGACCCCAAAATCATTTTCAGATTCATCTTTTCATTAAGATCCCCCACCTTTTTACTAATGTTAACCACTTTTTTTTCTACTGCGGCTTCTTTCAAAGATTCAATGAAATGAGTTATCACCTCTTTCCTCGATGGTGCAAATGATTCAATTTTCGATGCATTAAAAAGTTGTTGATTACAAAACTTCCTCACACTGCGCCAATATGGTCCATGTTCTGTGAATGCTATTCCCTTTTTGCCATTGTAAATTGATTGTAGCACTTGGACTTTTGGTCTACTTGCAAAAACAACATCATGTGTCTTAAGAAACATCTCGGCTACTGGAGGGGATGAAACAACAACAGTTGGCACAGAGCCTAGCCTTATGGACATTATAGGACCATGTTTTTTGGCCAAGTGGTAAAGGGATCGGTGTGGAAGCATGCCTAATATGTGGAGGTTCCCAATGATTGGCAAGGGTCGAGGACCAGGAAGGGCTTTCCCTTTTCCTTTGCCTTGTTTCAAGATGTAAAATAGAAtgtaaaaggagaaaaaaatcaCAAGGAGTGTAAGAAGAGTTTCCACTGAAGGATCCATTATTGTTAATCAATTAACCTAATTGATATGTCTCTAGTGCATATCcctatttatttatacatttatatatcAACTATAAcgtttttttatccttttttatagatagtttctatattttttaatataaatggaGAAAAAAGGGCACAACTCCCCcgccatcatatttgatttgaATCTTTACCTCTGACTAtcaaaaattatttctaaaatttttatcacTTAAGTCATACCCCtaaccaattaaaataatttaagagtttttatttttaggtTATACTTTTCTCTCAACACAcacaatatttttttaacatatcaaTGTTTTAGACTATTGgtaatgaaattgaaaaaa
This window of the Gossypium hirsutum isolate 1008001.06 chromosome A09, Gossypium_hirsutum_v2.1, whole genome shotgun sequence genome carries:
- the LOC107962293 gene encoding cytochrome P450 CYP736A12, with protein sequence MDPSVETLLTLLVIFFSFYILFYILKQGKGKGKALPGPRPLPIIGNLHILGMLPHRSLYHLAKKHGPIMSIRLGSVPTVVVSSPPVAEMFLKTHDVVFASRPKVQVLQSIYNGKKGIAFTEHGPYWRSVRKFCNQQLFNASKIESFAPSRKEVITHFIESLKEAAVEKKVVNISKKVGDLNEKMNLKMILGSVKKYEEFNLKELIEELTNLAGAFNLADFVPFLGAFDLQGLKARTRTLGEKLHEALETIINDHQQQKQDDFVGTMLTELNKQMNPDGDIMDRNSIKAITIDMIVGSLDTSAATLEWALSELIRHPRVMLKFQQELESVIGKRMVEENDLPKLEYLDMVVRETLRLHPVAPLLVPRESMEDIVIDGCYIPKKSRVLVNVWAIGRDPNVWSNNVEDFFPERFINSNIELHGHDFELIPFGSGRRVCPGKKLGLITVKLILAQLVHCFDWELPTGMSPNELDMTENFGSSLPRKTNLCAKPIYRM